One window of the Pseudomonas sp. S04 genome contains the following:
- a CDS encoding class I SAM-dependent methyltransferase, whose translation MPTAESALLQSWHHNASSWIEAVRSGSIESRRQVTDQAILLAVLGRQPERVLDLGCGEGWLLRELSKRGIEAVGVDGAPTLVEAARAAGSAPVHLASYEALVESRVDIGNQYPLICANFALLHQDIIPLLAALHALLAPGGALLIQTLHPWTAAAGEYQDGWREETFAGFKGDWQPMPWYMRTLSSWLNALDMAGLRLSALQEPQHPQSPVPQSLLLIAQRQD comes from the coding sequence ATGCCCACTGCCGAATCCGCCCTGCTGCAAAGCTGGCACCATAACGCCTCATCCTGGATCGAGGCGGTGCGCAGCGGCAGCATTGAAAGCCGTCGGCAGGTCACCGACCAGGCGATCCTGCTGGCGGTGCTGGGGCGCCAGCCCGAACGCGTGCTCGACCTCGGTTGCGGCGAGGGCTGGCTGTTGCGTGAGCTGAGCAAACGCGGGATCGAGGCGGTCGGCGTGGATGGCGCGCCAACCCTGGTGGAGGCCGCGCGGGCAGCAGGCTCGGCGCCCGTACACCTGGCCAGCTACGAGGCGCTGGTCGAGTCCCGGGTCGACATCGGGAACCAGTACCCGCTGATCTGCGCCAACTTCGCCCTGCTGCACCAGGACATCATCCCCCTGCTCGCCGCCCTGCACGCCCTGCTCGCTCCTGGCGGCGCCCTGCTGATCCAGACCCTGCACCCCTGGACAGCGGCGGCGGGCGAATATCAGGACGGCTGGCGCGAAGAAACCTTCGCCGGGTTCAAGGGCGACTGGCAACCGATGCCGTGGTACATGCGCACCTTGTCCAGTTGGCTCAACGCCCTGGACATGGCTGGTTTGCGCCTGAGCGCCCTGCAGGAACCGCAGCACCCACAGAGCCCGGTGCCGCAGTCACTGCTGTTGATTGCCCAGCGCCAGGACTAA
- a CDS encoding SulP family inorganic anion transporter codes for MSQTDPLPPAPEPGRIAHRQSSDSQPGWARWLPGLQTLRHYQLAWLRHDIVAGLVLTTMLVPVGIAYAVASGVPGIYGLYATIVPLLAYALFGPSRILVLGPDSSLAAVILAVVLPLSGGDPQRAIALAGMMALVSGTVCILAGIARLGFITELLSKPIRYGYMNGIAVTVLISQLPKLFGFSIDSDGPLRNLWSIATGVLDGRSNWTTFAVGAATLAVILLLKGSKRVPGILIAVAGATIAVGVLDLGARAGVAVLGSLPQGLPAFALPWITRADIVPVLIGGCAVALVSFADTSVLSRVYAARTRTYVDPNQEMAGLGFANLAAGFFQGFPISSSSSRTPVAEAAGAKTQLTGVVGALAVAGLLMVAPNLLQDLPSSALAAVVIASAIGLIEVSDLRRIYRIQRWEFWLSIVCTIGVAVLGAIEGIGLAIVIAIIEFLWDAWRPYSAVLGQAAGVKGYHDLQRYPNASLIPGLVLFRWDAPLFFANGELFNDRVLQAVTASPTPVRWLVVAAEPVTSVDVTSADMLAELYDTLHAAGIRLCVAEMKDPVKDKLKRFGLFDRLGEAAFFATIDDAVDSYLALAGQDQR; via the coding sequence ATGAGCCAGACGGATCCCTTGCCTCCCGCCCCGGAACCGGGGCGCATCGCCCATCGCCAGTCCAGCGACAGCCAGCCGGGCTGGGCCCGCTGGCTCCCCGGCCTGCAAACGCTGCGGCATTACCAGCTCGCCTGGTTGCGTCACGACATTGTCGCCGGGCTGGTGCTGACCACCATGCTGGTTCCCGTGGGCATTGCCTATGCGGTGGCGTCGGGCGTCCCCGGTATCTATGGGCTCTACGCGACCATCGTTCCACTGCTGGCCTATGCCTTGTTCGGCCCCAGCCGGATCCTGGTGCTGGGGCCGGACTCTTCCCTGGCAGCGGTGATCCTCGCCGTGGTCCTGCCCCTGTCCGGTGGCGATCCGCAACGGGCCATCGCCCTGGCAGGAATGATGGCGCTCGTCTCCGGAACCGTGTGCATCCTGGCGGGTATAGCGCGCCTGGGATTCATCACCGAACTGCTGTCCAAACCGATTCGTTATGGCTACATGAACGGGATCGCCGTGACCGTACTGATCAGCCAGTTGCCCAAGCTGTTCGGGTTTTCCATCGACTCCGATGGCCCGCTGCGTAACCTGTGGTCGATCGCCACCGGGGTGCTGGACGGCAGGAGCAACTGGACCACCTTTGCCGTGGGCGCTGCCACCCTGGCAGTGATCCTGCTGCTCAAGGGCAGCAAACGTGTGCCAGGCATCCTCATCGCCGTAGCCGGCGCGACAATCGCCGTGGGGGTGCTGGACCTTGGCGCGCGGGCCGGGGTGGCGGTGCTGGGCTCGCTGCCGCAAGGGTTGCCGGCATTTGCGCTGCCGTGGATCACCCGTGCCGATATTGTCCCGGTGCTGATCGGCGGTTGTGCCGTGGCCCTGGTGTCGTTCGCCGACACCAGCGTGTTGTCACGGGTCTATGCGGCGCGGACCCGCACTTATGTCGACCCGAACCAGGAAATGGCGGGGTTGGGTTTTGCCAATCTGGCCGCCGGGTTTTTCCAGGGTTTTCCCATCAGCAGCAGCTCTTCGCGCACCCCGGTAGCCGAAGCCGCCGGGGCCAAGACCCAACTCACCGGGGTGGTCGGTGCGCTGGCGGTGGCTGGGTTGTTGATGGTCGCGCCGAACCTGTTGCAGGACCTGCCCAGCAGTGCCCTGGCCGCCGTGGTAATTGCCTCCGCCATCGGTCTGATCGAGGTCAGTGACCTGCGCCGGATTTATCGTATCCAGCGCTGGGAGTTCTGGTTGTCGATCGTCTGCACCATCGGTGTCGCCGTATTGGGTGCGATCGAGGGCATCGGCCTGGCCATCGTGATCGCCATCATCGAGTTTCTGTGGGATGCCTGGCGCCCTTATTCCGCGGTGCTCGGGCAAGCTGCCGGGGTCAAGGGTTACCACGACCTGCAGCGTTACCCCAACGCGAGCCTGATCCCGGGGCTGGTGCTGTTTCGCTGGGATGCGCCGTTGTTTTTTGCCAATGGCGAGCTGTTCAACGACCGCGTGCTGCAAGCCGTAACAGCCTCGCCAACGCCGGTGCGCTGGCTGGTGGTTGCGGCGGAGCCAGTGACCAGTGTCGACGTGACGTCCGCCGACATGCTGGCCGAACTGTACGACACCCTGCATGCGGCAGGAATCAGATTGTGCGTGGCTGAGATGAAGGACCCGGTCAAGGACAAGCTCAAGCGCTTCGGACTGTTCGACCGGCTTGGTGAAGCGGCGTTCTTTGCAACCATCGACGACGCCGTCGACAGCTACCTGGCGCTCGCGGGGCAAGATCAGCGCTGA
- a CDS encoding RidA family protein codes for MSNILQRYPSTLPYPFSKAIRVGDLLFLSGQIPMTAEGQVVRGDIATQTAAVMTRIGETLAECGVGFDQVVKATVWLSDMQHFAGFNQEYQRHFSNGFPVRSTVSAGLALGVDVEIEVQAWVGATA; via the coding sequence ATGTCCAACATTCTCCAGCGCTACCCCAGCACCCTGCCCTACCCCTTCTCCAAGGCGATCCGGGTTGGCGATTTACTGTTCCTTTCCGGGCAGATCCCGATGACCGCCGAAGGTCAAGTGGTGCGCGGCGATATCGCCACGCAAACCGCCGCCGTGATGACCCGCATCGGCGAAACCCTGGCCGAATGCGGCGTGGGCTTCGACCAGGTGGTCAAGGCCACGGTCTGGCTGTCGGACATGCAGCATTTCGCCGGTTTCAACCAGGAGTACCAGCGTCACTTCAGCAACGGCTTCCCGGTGCGCTCCACCGTCAGCGCCGGCCTGGCGCTCGGCGTCGACGTGGAAATCGAAGTCCAGGCCTGGGTCGGCGCAACCGCCTGA
- a CDS encoding MFS transporter, protein MSALKESLLPLTDNSVQQTKVQGFASKRWWYLIPLIFITYSLAYLDRANYGFASAAGIEQDLGITKSTSSLIGALFFLGYFFFQVPGAIYAQKYSVRKLVFWSLILWGFCAMATGLVTNIPMLMIIRVSLGIVEAAVMPAMLIFISNWFTRKERSRANTFLVLGNPVTVLWMSVVSGYLIHAWGWREMFVIEGAPAVLWAFVWWRLARDKPEQVDWLSRQEKDQLAATLAEEQKGMPVVRNYRQAFTSPVVIQLCCVHALWSIGVYGFIMWLPTIIKQAAAADIVTVGWLSAVPYVAAVGTMLAVSWASDKSQQRKHFVWPLLALGALAFFCSYLLGSSHFWWSFALLTLAGAALYAPYGPFFALIPEILPANVFGGAIGLINACGALGAFIGSWIVGYLIGLTGNPGAAYIFMTAGVLSSALLMAWVKVKR, encoded by the coding sequence ATGAGTGCACTCAAAGAGTCGTTACTGCCGCTGACCGATAACAGCGTTCAGCAGACCAAGGTCCAGGGCTTTGCCAGCAAACGCTGGTGGTACCTGATTCCTCTGATATTCATCACCTATAGCCTGGCCTACCTGGACCGCGCCAATTATGGCTTTGCCAGTGCAGCCGGGATCGAGCAGGACCTGGGTATCACCAAGAGCACCTCGTCGTTGATCGGTGCCTTGTTCTTTCTCGGCTACTTTTTCTTCCAAGTGCCGGGGGCGATCTACGCGCAGAAATACAGCGTACGCAAGTTGGTGTTCTGGAGCCTGATCCTGTGGGGCTTCTGCGCCATGGCCACGGGGCTGGTGACCAATATACCGATGCTGATGATCATCCGGGTTTCGCTGGGCATCGTCGAAGCGGCGGTGATGCCGGCGATGCTGATTTTCATCAGCAACTGGTTCACCCGCAAGGAACGCTCGCGGGCCAATACCTTCCTGGTGCTGGGCAATCCGGTGACGGTGCTGTGGATGTCGGTGGTCTCGGGCTACCTGATCCACGCCTGGGGCTGGCGCGAAATGTTCGTCATCGAAGGCGCGCCTGCCGTGCTGTGGGCGTTTGTCTGGTGGCGCCTGGCGCGGGACAAGCCCGAGCAGGTCGACTGGCTGAGCCGTCAGGAAAAAGACCAGTTGGCCGCGACCCTGGCCGAAGAACAGAAAGGCATGCCAGTGGTGCGCAACTACCGCCAGGCGTTCACCAGCCCGGTCGTGATTCAGCTGTGCTGCGTCCATGCGCTGTGGAGCATCGGGGTCTATGGCTTCATCATGTGGCTGCCGACCATCATCAAGCAGGCGGCTGCGGCGGACATCGTCACGGTTGGCTGGTTGAGTGCGGTGCCCTATGTCGCGGCGGTCGGCACCATGCTGGCGGTGTCCTGGGCCTCGGATAAATCCCAGCAGCGCAAGCATTTCGTCTGGCCGCTGCTGGCCCTGGGGGCACTGGCTTTCTTCTGCTCCTACCTGCTGGGCTCCAGTCATTTCTGGTGGTCGTTTGCCTTGCTGACCCTTGCCGGTGCCGCGCTGTATGCCCCGTACGGTCCGTTCTTCGCGCTGATCCCGGAGATCCTGCCGGCCAACGTGTTCGGCGGGGCCATCGGCCTGATCAATGCGTGCGGCGCCCTGGGGGCCTTTATCGGCTCATGGATCGTCGGCTACCTGATCGGCCTGACCGGCAACCCCGGCGCGGCCTACATCTTCATGACGGCCGGGGTGCTGTCGTCGGCCCTGTTGATGGCCTGGGTGAAGGTCAAGCGCTAG
- a CDS encoding outer membrane beta-barrel protein, with the protein MKTINMLAVACAVIAATAAPNSTAAVSTEPVFAVGLLGSYSELEFKGQSNDIERMPEGGVFLNYGNKLTGHAGLVFQAEISGQYSEKQGQRVKDLQADLDLGWRLALDANNFLDLLVGAGYKWNRFDPGYNKYDIELTNRSPFAKVAIGYNHQFDTAVLRLEAGARRSLQGEAQLDIQGVSNQTLDLQDSTDPYVELSLLFNQQGSLPIIASLYYNRFNYDPEGQFDFTHYDKQIRNEYGAKLGIVF; encoded by the coding sequence ATGAAAACAATAAATATGCTTGCTGTTGCCTGCGCAGTTATCGCGGCAACTGCTGCGCCCAACTCCACTGCGGCCGTAAGTACCGAGCCAGTTTTTGCAGTGGGCTTGCTCGGGAGTTACAGCGAACTGGAGTTCAAAGGGCAAAGCAACGACATCGAGCGCATGCCCGAAGGCGGAGTGTTCCTCAACTACGGCAACAAGCTGACCGGCCATGCCGGCCTGGTGTTTCAGGCCGAAATCAGTGGCCAGTACTCGGAAAAACAGGGGCAGCGAGTCAAAGACCTGCAGGCCGACCTGGATCTGGGCTGGCGCCTGGCGCTGGATGCCAACAACTTTCTCGACCTGCTGGTTGGCGCTGGCTACAAATGGAATCGATTTGATCCGGGCTATAACAAATACGATATTGAACTGACCAATCGCAGCCCCTTCGCCAAAGTTGCGATTGGCTATAACCATCAGTTCGATACTGCTGTCCTGCGCCTTGAAGCCGGCGCGCGAAGATCCCTTCAGGGTGAAGCGCAACTGGATATCCAGGGCGTTTCCAATCAGACCCTGGACTTGCAGGACAGTACCGACCCCTATGTTGAATTAAGCCTGCTGTTCAACCAGCAAGGCAGCTTGCCGATTATCGCCAGCCTGTATTACAACCGCTTCAACTATGACCCTGAGGGTCAGTTTGACTTCACTCATTACGACAAGCAGATCAGGAATGAATACGGGGCAAAACTGGGCATCGTGTTTTAA
- a CDS encoding LysR family transcriptional regulator, whose translation MEIKLLRSFVTLAQELHFGRAAQRLSIVQPALSMQIKLLEDELGVRLFERNRHSVALTEVGAMFLPEALATLHQAAHAVDVAKASGRGEIGRVRLGFVSSVLPQLLPTLVRSLHEQFPRIELELKDMSGPEQATALKSGQLDFGLMRLPAVIPGIQTLEVLRETVMLAFPSDHPLATRASLAPASLAGVPVYILARRYAPGFYDGLMQALASHGIQLQISAELGEFTTMLALVSAGLGVGLLPANAGRALPANVLSRPLELGDYRATTGLAWVDLNSAVKSNVFDLINKVFKNVT comes from the coding sequence ATGGAAATCAAGCTGCTGCGCTCATTCGTGACCCTGGCCCAGGAGCTGCATTTCGGCCGCGCCGCACAACGGCTGTCCATCGTGCAGCCAGCCTTGAGCATGCAGATCAAGTTGCTCGAGGATGAACTCGGGGTGCGCCTGTTCGAGCGCAATCGCCACTCGGTGGCGCTGACCGAGGTCGGCGCGATGTTCCTCCCGGAAGCGCTGGCGACCCTGCATCAGGCGGCTCACGCCGTGGATGTGGCGAAGGCGTCGGGGCGCGGGGAAATCGGCCGGGTGCGCCTAGGTTTCGTCTCCTCGGTACTGCCGCAGCTGTTGCCCACCCTGGTGCGCTCGCTGCATGAGCAATTCCCGCGGATCGAACTGGAACTCAAGGACATGTCAGGACCTGAGCAAGCCACGGCCCTGAAAAGCGGCCAGCTGGACTTTGGCCTGATGCGCTTGCCGGCGGTGATTCCCGGCATCCAGACCCTCGAAGTGCTGCGCGAGACCGTGATGCTGGCCTTCCCCAGCGACCATCCCCTGGCCACACGCGCCAGCCTGGCGCCGGCATCTCTTGCCGGGGTGCCGGTGTACATCCTCGCCAGACGCTACGCCCCCGGCTTTTACGATGGCCTGATGCAAGCGCTGGCCAGCCACGGCATCCAGCTGCAGATCAGTGCCGAACTGGGCGAGTTCACCACCATGCTGGCCCTGGTTTCCGCCGGACTCGGCGTCGGCCTGTTGCCCGCCAATGCCGGACGCGCACTGCCGGCGAATGTGCTGTCCCGTCCTCTGGAATTGGGCGACTACCGCGCCACCACTGGACTGGCCTGGGTCGACTTGAACAGCGCGGTAAAAAGCAACGTATTCGACCTGATAAACAAAGTGTTCAAAAACGTTACTTGA
- a CDS encoding GlxA family transcriptional regulator, which translates to MERRQFSGGMKGKNLRYLKETPNAMPATVRTGFVLLEHFSLPAFTQALDTLITANLLRPGLFTTRTFGLGESEVISDLGLVIRPDARLDAGALNDLDLLVICGGYRTELKVSDEFIGLLKTAAERGTHLAGLWNGAWFLGRAGLLDGYRCAIHPEHRPALTEIARATHVSSEPYVIDRDRLTASSPSGAFHMALDWIKGLHDKALVEGVEDILAFEESRYRRIKPTENVCLSAPLREVVKLMDANLEEPLELEQLAVYAGRSRRQLERLFKEQLGTTPQRYYLELRITEARRLLQHTELSQVDVLVACGFVSPSHFSKCYSAYFGYRPSKEKRLVK; encoded by the coding sequence ATGGAGCGACGGCAATTCAGCGGTGGCATGAAGGGCAAGAATCTTCGGTACCTGAAGGAAACCCCCAACGCCATGCCGGCAACGGTTCGTACCGGGTTTGTGCTGCTCGAGCATTTCTCCTTGCCGGCATTCACCCAGGCGCTGGATACCCTGATCACCGCCAACCTGCTGCGCCCTGGGTTGTTCACCACCCGCACGTTCGGCCTGGGTGAGTCTGAGGTGATCAGTGACTTGGGGCTGGTCATTCGCCCGGATGCGCGACTTGATGCGGGTGCGCTCAACGACCTCGACCTGCTGGTGATTTGTGGCGGTTACCGCACCGAACTCAAGGTCAGCGATGAGTTTATCGGCTTGCTCAAGACCGCAGCCGAGCGGGGCACCCACCTCGCCGGACTGTGGAATGGTGCCTGGTTCCTGGGCAGGGCGGGCTTGCTGGACGGCTATCGTTGCGCGATTCACCCCGAACACCGTCCCGCGCTCACGGAAATCGCCCGGGCCACCCACGTCAGCAGTGAGCCCTACGTGATCGATCGTGACCGGCTCACCGCGTCCAGCCCTTCGGGGGCCTTCCACATGGCGCTGGACTGGATCAAGGGCCTGCACGACAAAGCCCTGGTCGAGGGCGTCGAGGACATCCTGGCGTTCGAGGAGTCGCGCTACCGACGCATCAAGCCAACGGAAAACGTCTGCCTCAGCGCGCCCTTGCGCGAAGTGGTGAAGCTCATGGATGCCAACCTCGAAGAGCCGCTGGAACTCGAGCAACTGGCGGTCTATGCCGGGCGTTCGCGGCGCCAGCTCGAGCGCTTGTTCAAGGAACAATTGGGCACCACGCCGCAACGTTATTACCTGGAACTGCGCATTACCGAAGCCCGTCGCTTGCTGCAGCACACCGAACTGTCCCAGGTGGACGTCCTGGTAGCGTGCGGGTTTGTCTCGCCGAGCCATTTCAGCAAGTGCTACAGCGCATACTTTGGGTATCGGCCGTCCAAGGAGAAGCGCCTGGTCAAGTAA
- a CDS encoding helix-turn-helix domain-containing protein: MSSSRPPLASNTQAHPLIDRAQVGARLRAIRKLQKLTLKQLSERSGVALSTLSKMELAQVSVSYEKLAAAARALSVDIAQLFSPAKDRTDLVQPTVVSTAIDSAAGYSTGNYDYHPMAGDFPGRSMTPMYARIFARELTQFDDYIRHPGQEFALVLSGRVRIQFETGESISIGCRETAYFNSAIGHIYLAQSDDGADAEVMVVMSER; encoded by the coding sequence ATGAGTTCCAGCCGCCCACCGCTCGCCTCCAATACCCAGGCCCATCCGCTGATTGACCGAGCCCAGGTTGGCGCACGCCTGCGGGCGATCCGCAAACTCCAGAAGTTGACCCTCAAGCAATTGTCCGAACGTTCAGGCGTGGCCTTGTCGACCCTGTCGAAAATGGAGTTGGCCCAAGTCTCGGTGAGCTACGAAAAACTTGCGGCGGCGGCGCGTGCCCTGAGCGTCGACATTGCCCAGTTGTTCAGCCCGGCCAAGGACCGTACGGACCTGGTGCAACCGACAGTGGTCAGCACGGCCATCGACAGTGCCGCGGGCTACAGCACCGGCAACTACGACTACCACCCGATGGCCGGCGATTTCCCCGGGCGCAGCATGACGCCGATGTACGCGCGGATCTTTGCCCGGGAACTGACCCAGTTCGACGACTACATCCGCCACCCCGGGCAAGAGTTCGCCCTGGTGCTCAGCGGGCGGGTGCGCATCCAGTTCGAAACCGGCGAGTCCATCAGCATCGGCTGCCGCGAAACTGCCTATTTCAATAGCGCCATTGGTCATATCTACCTGGCGCAAAGCGACGACGGGGCGGATGCCGAAGTGATGGTGGTGATGTCGGAGCGCTGA
- a CDS encoding SDR family NAD(P)-dependent oxidoreductase, translating into MGFTNDSFRLDGRRALITGSGKGIGLELARGLGAAGARVVINDRNADKARLVASQLREEGIEAEFAVFDVTDRVQLLEAINHLEANSGAIDILVNNAGIQRRAPLEDFDPNDWHELMRVNLDGVFHVSQAVARHMIARGRGKIINICSVQSELARPTIAPYAASKGAVKMLTKGMCAEWARHGIQANGLAPGYFATEMNRALVDNQEFSQWLCKRTPAGRWGRVEELCGAAVFLASPASDFINGQTLFVDGGLTSVV; encoded by the coding sequence ATGGGATTTACCAATGACAGCTTTCGACTGGACGGGCGCAGGGCACTGATCACCGGTTCAGGCAAGGGCATTGGCCTGGAATTGGCCCGGGGGCTGGGTGCTGCGGGCGCCAGGGTGGTGATCAATGATCGCAATGCTGACAAGGCACGCTTGGTTGCCAGCCAACTGCGGGAGGAAGGAATCGAGGCCGAATTTGCCGTGTTCGACGTCACCGATCGGGTCCAGCTCCTGGAGGCGATCAACCACCTCGAAGCGAACAGCGGGGCCATCGATATCCTGGTCAACAACGCCGGGATCCAGCGCCGTGCACCGCTGGAGGATTTCGACCCCAACGACTGGCACGAGCTGATGCGGGTCAACCTGGACGGGGTATTCCATGTCTCCCAGGCCGTCGCCCGGCACATGATTGCCCGCGGTCGCGGCAAGATCATCAACATCTGCTCGGTGCAGAGCGAGCTGGCGCGGCCGACCATTGCGCCCTACGCCGCCTCCAAGGGCGCGGTGAAAATGCTCACCAAGGGCATGTGCGCCGAGTGGGCGCGCCACGGCATCCAGGCCAATGGCCTGGCCCCTGGTTACTTCGCCACCGAGATGAACCGCGCGCTGGTGGACAACCAGGAGTTCTCCCAGTGGCTGTGCAAACGCACGCCGGCCGGACGTTGGGGGCGGGTCGAGGAGTTGTGTGGCGCGGCGGTTTTCCTTGCTTCACCGGCTTCTGACTTCATCAATGGCCAGACGCTGTTCGTCGATGGTGGCTTGACCAGCGTGGTCTGA
- a CDS encoding YkvI family membrane protein, whose product MKESLKIAGAFVGVIVGAGFASGRELLLMFVDFGVWGLLGAVVSAALFTFLGMALAGMGSRLQATSHKDVVYALCGRYLGTFVDLMITFFMFAVTVVMLAGGGALLEQQFGIPAVLGSVLVTLIVVAVVCLDVHKVIGMIGAATPFLILTAVAVALYGVASRDLEFAQLDQLASQQQAGASHWLLGALLYVSYNIVAGVPILAIMGGAAKTEKQAVWGGILGGAALGLLMLVMSLGLLSRLDSVADLPMPMLSIATEISPALGLLMALIIFCMILNTAVGTLYSFSARLLPAGTRKFRIGSAAAGALAFVGSLVGFISLVGQVYPLFGYLGFLLIAAVLIGWLRRDRLAAAAV is encoded by the coding sequence ATGAAAGAAAGTCTGAAAATCGCCGGTGCATTTGTCGGTGTCATCGTCGGCGCGGGGTTTGCCTCGGGCCGGGAGCTGTTGTTGATGTTCGTCGACTTCGGCGTCTGGGGCCTGCTCGGCGCGGTGGTCAGCGCCGCGCTGTTCACCTTCCTCGGCATGGCGCTGGCCGGCATGGGCAGTCGTTTGCAGGCGACCTCCCACAAAGACGTGGTGTACGCCTTGTGCGGCCGCTACCTGGGGACCTTTGTCGACCTGATGATCACCTTCTTCATGTTCGCCGTGACCGTGGTCATGCTGGCAGGCGGGGGGGCGTTGCTGGAGCAGCAGTTCGGCATTCCGGCGGTGCTCGGCAGTGTTCTGGTGACCCTGATCGTGGTCGCGGTGGTGTGCCTGGACGTGCACAAGGTGATCGGCATGATCGGTGCTGCGACGCCCTTTCTGATTCTCACCGCAGTGGCAGTGGCACTGTATGGCGTGGCCAGCCGCGACCTGGAATTCGCCCAGCTCGATCAGTTGGCCAGCCAGCAACAGGCCGGTGCCAGCCATTGGTTGCTGGGGGCATTGCTCTATGTGTCGTACAACATTGTGGCGGGGGTGCCGATCCTGGCGATCATGGGCGGCGCGGCGAAAACCGAAAAGCAGGCGGTCTGGGGCGGCATCCTTGGTGGTGCGGCGCTGGGTCTGCTAATGCTGGTGATGAGCCTGGGCCTGCTGTCGCGCCTGGACAGCGTGGCGGACCTGCCGATGCCGATGCTGTCGATCGCCACCGAGATCTCCCCGGCACTCGGGCTGCTGATGGCGTTGATCATTTTTTGCATGATCCTCAACACCGCCGTCGGCACGCTCTACTCCTTCTCGGCCCGCCTGCTGCCTGCCGGCACTCGCAAGTTCCGCATCGGCTCGGCCGCGGCCGGCGCCCTGGCCTTCGTGGGCAGCCTGGTGGGTTTCATCAGCCTGGTGGGCCAGGTGTACCCGCTGTTCGGCTACCTGGGCTTCCTGCTGATCGCCGCCGTCCTGATCGGCTGGCTACGCCGAGACCGCCTCGCAGCGGCCGCGGTGTAA
- a CDS encoding NAD(P)/FAD-dependent oxidoreductase, with protein MHDSDCFDFVIIGGGIAGASLAYRLAGQASVLVLERESQPGYHATGRSAAMFMEAYGTPQIQALTRASRAFYEQPPAGFTEHPLLEPRGCLYIASPQQQPLLEQTYASLRSCAANVSLIDAEQALALVPCLRAEAIGGAILETDARDLDVHALHQGFLRAMRRAGGELMCDAELCAANREGDAWALTLADGRQVRGRTLVNAAGAWADQVAQQCGVAPIGLQPCRRSAFTFDGPTDTDFSRWPAVIGIDESFYFKPDAGQLLGSPANADPVHAQDVMPEELDIATGIYHIEAATSLQIRRPRHSWAGLRSFVADGDLVVGWDDQCAGFFWLAAQGGYGIQSAAAVSQLACALLLDQPLPDHLHQQGVDPLRLAPARLR; from the coding sequence ATGCACGACAGCGATTGTTTCGATTTCGTCATCATCGGCGGCGGTATTGCAGGGGCCTCCCTGGCCTATCGCCTGGCGGGACAGGCCAGTGTGCTGGTCCTGGAACGCGAGTCGCAGCCCGGCTATCACGCCACCGGCCGCTCCGCCGCAATGTTCATGGAAGCCTACGGCACCCCGCAGATCCAGGCGCTGACCCGTGCCAGCCGGGCGTTCTACGAACAACCACCAGCAGGGTTTACGGAACATCCGTTGCTGGAACCCCGGGGCTGCCTGTACATCGCCAGCCCGCAACAACAGCCCCTGCTCGAACAAACCTATGCCAGCCTGCGCAGCTGCGCGGCCAATGTGTCCTTGATCGACGCCGAGCAAGCCCTGGCCCTGGTGCCGTGCCTGCGGGCCGAGGCAATCGGCGGGGCGATCCTCGAAACCGATGCCCGAGACCTCGATGTGCACGCCCTGCACCAGGGTTTTCTGCGGGCCATGCGCCGCGCCGGCGGTGAACTGATGTGTGATGCCGAACTGTGTGCAGCCAATCGAGAAGGCGATGCCTGGGCCCTGACCCTGGCCGACGGCCGTCAAGTGCGTGGGCGAACCCTGGTCAACGCGGCCGGCGCCTGGGCTGACCAGGTGGCGCAGCAGTGCGGTGTGGCCCCGATTGGCCTGCAGCCGTGCCGGCGCAGCGCCTTTACCTTCGACGGCCCCACAGACACCGACTTCTCCCGCTGGCCCGCGGTGATCGGCATCGACGAGAGTTTCTACTTCAAGCCCGATGCCGGCCAGTTGCTGGGCTCGCCGGCCAACGCCGACCCCGTACACGCCCAGGACGTGATGCCCGAAGAGCTGGACATCGCCACCGGGATCTATCACATCGAAGCCGCCACCTCTTTGCAGATTCGTCGCCCGCGCCACAGCTGGGCCGGCTTGCGCTCCTTCGTGGCCGACGGCGACCTGGTGGTCGGCTGGGACGATCAATGCGCAGGCTTCTTCTGGCTGGCGGCCCAGGGCGGCTATGGCATCCAGTCCGCGGCAGCGGTCTCGCAACTGGCCTGCGCCCTGCTGCTGGATCAACCCTTGCCCGACCACCTGCACCAGCAAGGCGTCGATCCCCTGCGCCTGGCGCCGGCGCGCTTGCGTTAA